GTGCGCTTGGCGCCTCGATCAAGGTTGGCGAATTCACGGCGCTGAAAGACCGCATCGCCCTGCGTATCGACGAGAGCCAGGACAACGGGCAGCGCCTGATGGGCATCTTCGCGCGCGTGGCCAACCAGAAGGGCCAGGTCATGTCGATCTCCGCGCGCGAGGGGCGCTTTCTCGCGCTCAAGGATCAGCCCGATACGATTATCCTGCGGCTGCAGCAGGGCCAGATCATCCAGGACATGCCGGGACAGATGCCGCGAGTCCTTTCCTTCACCCGTCACGACCTGCCGATCGAACTTCCTGCAATCGAGAACTTTCGCCAGCGCGGCGGTCAGGAGCGCGAATATCTTCTGCCTGAATTGTTGAAGCTGGGCTGGAACAAGAGTGCTTCGCCAGAGGAGCGCGCCTCCAGCCAGGCGAATTTCAGTTACCGCATGGTCGAAGTCGTGATGATGCTGCTGTTGCCGCTCCTCGCGGTGGCGCTGGCGATCCCGCCCAAGCGCTCGACATCGGCGCTTGGCCTGTTCGTGTCGATCGTGATGGTAGTGGCCTATCACAAGGTCAACCAGTACGCGAACGACGTTGCCTCGCTCGGCAAGATCAACCCGATTCTCGGATTGTGGGGGCCGTTCCTGGTCTTCGCGCTGATGATCCTGTGGATGTACTGGCGGATCGCCTATGTGCCCGGCGGCCAGCCGCTCGGCTGGCTTGAAACCGCGTCGGACAAGGTGCTGAAGCGCGTGAAGTCGCTGCTGCGCCGGACACGGCGCGGCCCGATCCTGCCCACTCCGGCGGACCAGACCTGACATGCAGCTTGAATTCTTTCCGTCGCGCACGCTGACGTTCTATCTGGCGCGGCTGTTCATCACCCGGATTTTCGCAGTCCTAGTCATGCTGGTGCTGGTGCTCCAGGTGCTCGACCTCTTGGGCGAGAGCGGAGATATCCTGGCGCATCAGGGTAACGGGCAAATGCAGTTGCTGTATTACGTGACCCTGCGCGCGCCGCAGTTGGTTGCGCGGTTCCTGCCCTACTCGGTGCTGCTGGCCACGATCATCACGCTGGCCACGCTCAACCAGAACAGCGAAGTCATTTCGATGAAGGCGGCAGGGCTGTCGGCGCATCAGGTCCTGGCGCCGCTGATCCTGACCGCACTGGTGATCGCCGGCTTCAGTTTTGCCTTCAACGAGCGTGTAGTGACGCGCGCGACCGCGACGCTCGCTGCCTGGGCCGCGGTGGACTATGGCCCGATCCCGAAGGCGACCGGGCCGAAAGCGAACCTCTACCTTGCCGACGGGCGCGACCTGCTGCTGGCACAGTCGCTGACCGGTGAGGGCAATGCGCTGACCCTGAACGGCGTCACCTTCTATCGCCGCGACGCCAACGATATGATCGTCGAGCAGCTGCGCGCCGATCGGGCTACCTTCATGAACCCTGGGTGGAAGCTGGATCGCCCCGTCAGGTTCGATGTGGCCAACACCACCACCAGCCGCCTTGCCTTCGCGACGGTGGCGCCGGGGATCACGCCGGCCAAGATCTATATTTCCAAGGTTGATGCGGACGCGCAGGACATCTTTACGCTCGCCGGCTCGATCAACGCCGTCCACGAAGCGGGGCGGCGTACGACCGACCTCGATGCGGCCTGGTGGCACAAGCTGTCGGGGCCGTTGTCATCGGCGCTGATGCCGCTGCTGGGCGCAGTGGCCGCGTTCGGCCTTGCGCGATCGGGGGCGCTGCTGATCCGTGCAGTGATCGGGATGTCGCTAGGGTTCGCTTACTTCGTGTTCGACAACGCGGCGCTGGCGATGGGCAATTTCGGGGGCTACCCGCCGTTCATCGCTGCCTGGGCGCCTTTCCTGCTCTTCGCGCTGATCGGCGAGACGGTGCTGATCCGCACCGAGGAATAGAGTTTCACCCCTTCTCCGATCCGGGGAAGGGGCTTTTCGCCTGGCGCAGAAGGTCCGGGCATCTCCTCT
The DNA window shown above is from Novosphingobium sp. P6W and carries:
- the lptF gene encoding LPS export ABC transporter permease LptF, which produces MKFITAIDRYILRLVLMPMLGIFVLAASLLVMDKMLRLFDFVATEGGPIGVVFKMLANMLPEYASLAIPLGLMLGILLAFRKLATSSELDVMRAVGLSYTRMLRVPYIITLVLIVANFAIVGYLQPLSRYYYEELNYELKSGALGASIKVGEFTALKDRIALRIDESQDNGQRLMGIFARVANQKGQVMSISAREGRFLALKDQPDTIILRLQQGQIIQDMPGQMPRVLSFTRHDLPIELPAIENFRQRGGQEREYLLPELLKLGWNKSASPEERASSQANFSYRMVEVVMMLLLPLLAVALAIPPKRSTSALGLFVSIVMVVAYHKVNQYANDVASLGKINPILGLWGPFLVFALMILWMYWRIAYVPGGQPLGWLETASDKVLKRVKSLLRRTRRGPILPTPADQT
- the lptG gene encoding LPS export ABC transporter permease LptG, with the protein product MQLEFFPSRTLTFYLARLFITRIFAVLVMLVLVLQVLDLLGESGDILAHQGNGQMQLLYYVTLRAPQLVARFLPYSVLLATIITLATLNQNSEVISMKAAGLSAHQVLAPLILTALVIAGFSFAFNERVVTRATATLAAWAAVDYGPIPKATGPKANLYLADGRDLLLAQSLTGEGNALTLNGVTFYRRDANDMIVEQLRADRATFMNPGWKLDRPVRFDVANTTTSRLAFATVAPGITPAKIYISKVDADAQDIFTLAGSINAVHEAGRRTTDLDAAWWHKLSGPLSSALMPLLGAVAAFGLARSGALLIRAVIGMSLGFAYFVFDNAALAMGNFGGYPPFIAAWAPFLLFALIGETVLIRTEE